The segment ACCGGCGGCATCTGCCCCAAGTGCGGCAAGGGCCGTATGCTGGAACGCAAGAGCTCCAAGGGCCGCATCTATTACGGCTGCGAGCGCTACCCGGACTGCGATTTCATGACATGGGATACCCCGGTGCCCACCAAGTGCGAGAAGTGCGGCAGCACCCTGTTCCGCAAGGGTTCCAAGCTCTACTGCGCAAAGGAAGGCTGCGGCTTTGAGATGCCGGTGCCGAAGAAGGATTGATAAATAAAAGCCTTCCCCCGGACGGGGAAGCTTTTCAGAGAATACGCTACAACCTCCCTCTTTGGCAAAAACTCCCCCCTCGGGGGAGCTGGCATTGCCGCAGGCAATGACTGAGAGGGTTGGAGCAAAGGAAAAACCAAATGAGCGAATACAAAGTAACCATTCTGGGCGCGGGTCTTGCGGGCTGCGAGGCGGCTCTCTGGCTGGCGGGCAAGGGCGTGCAGGTGGACCTGTACGAGCAGAAGCCCGTCCACTTTTCACCCGCGCACAAGAACGCAGGCTTTGCGGAGCTGATCTGCTCCAACAGCCTGAAAGCCGAACGGCTGGACTCTGCCTCCGGCCTGCTGAAGGAAGAGATGCGCCGCATGGGCAGCCAGCTGCTGAACGCTGCCGAGACGGCCCGTGTGGCTGCAGGCGGTGCACTGGCGGTGGACCGCGATGCCTTCAGCGCCGAAGTGACCCGCATGGTGGAAAGCTGTGAAAACATCACCGTCCACCGGGAACGGGTGGAGCACATCGACGAGACGGCCCCCATTCTGGTGGCCACCGGTCCCCTGACCGACGGCGCACTGGCCGACGAGATCGGGGCCTTGACCGGGGACGAGCGTCTGCATTTCTACGATGCTGTGGCCCCCATCGTCACCGCCGAAAGTCTGGACTATAACAAGGTGTTTGCCGCCTCCCGCTATGACCGGGGCGAGGCCGACTACCTGAACTGCCCTTTCAACAAGGAAGAGTACGAGAAATTCCACGCGGCTCTCGCGTCTGCCGAGCGCGCCCCTCTGCACGACTTTGATACCGGCGCAGAGCAGAGCGCTCAGCCCGACCCGGACGCCCACGGCAAAAAGGCCGACACCGTCACGGTCTACGAGGGCTGCATGCCCATTGAGATCATGGCTGCCCGGGGCGCCGACACCATGCGGTTCGGCCCCCTGCGCCCGGTGGGCCTTGTGAACCCCAACACCGGACACCGCCCCTGGGCCAATGTCCAGCTGCGTGCCGAAAATAAGGAACGCACCCTGTATAACATCGTGGGCTTCCAGACCAACCTCAAGTGGGGCGAGCAGAAGCGGGTGTTCAGCATGATCCCGGGCCTTGAAAATGCCGAGTTCGTGCGGTATGGCGTCATGCACCGCAACACCTTCCTCGATGCGCCCCGGGTGCTCAGCGCCCAGCTGTGCCTGAAAGAGCACCCCAATGTGTTCTTTGCAGGGCAGATCACCGGCTTTGAGGGCTATATGGAAAGCGCTGCCTGCGGCCTGCTGGCAGCCCGCAGCCTGTATGCTCGTCTGGAAGGAAAGGAACTGCCCGCCCCGCCTGCCGACACCATGTGCGGCGCACTGGTGCAGTATCTGACTACCGAGAACAAGCACTTCCAGCCCATGGGCGCGAATATGGGCATCCTTCCTCCGCTGCCGGAGGAGAGCCGCCCGCGGGACAAGCGCCTGCGTTACATGGCACAGGCCCAGCGCGCTGTTGCCAGCTTCCAGCATTGGCTGGATGAAACTTCTCTTTAAGAAGGGAGAAAAGCTATGAAAATTATCGTGGACATGATGGGCGGCGACAACGCCCCTCTGGCGGTGCTGGAGGGTGCCGCACAGGCTGTGAAGGAGTACGGCGTCAACGTCGTCGGCGTGGGCGACGAAGCGCTGGTGCGCAAGACCGCACAGGAGAACAGCATCCCGCTGGACGGCATCGAGCTGGTGAACTGCACCGAGGTCATCGACATGTGCGATGAGCCTGCCCGTGCCATCCGCC is part of the Faecalibacterium sp. HTF-F genome and harbors:
- the trmFO gene encoding methylenetetrahydrofolate--tRNA-(uracil(54)-C(5))-methyltransferase (FADH(2)-oxidizing) TrmFO; amino-acid sequence: MSEYKVTILGAGLAGCEAALWLAGKGVQVDLYEQKPVHFSPAHKNAGFAELICSNSLKAERLDSASGLLKEEMRRMGSQLLNAAETARVAAGGALAVDRDAFSAEVTRMVESCENITVHRERVEHIDETAPILVATGPLTDGALADEIGALTGDERLHFYDAVAPIVTAESLDYNKVFAASRYDRGEADYLNCPFNKEEYEKFHAALASAERAPLHDFDTGAEQSAQPDPDAHGKKADTVTVYEGCMPIEIMAARGADTMRFGPLRPVGLVNPNTGHRPWANVQLRAENKERTLYNIVGFQTNLKWGEQKRVFSMIPGLENAEFVRYGVMHRNTFLDAPRVLSAQLCLKEHPNVFFAGQITGFEGYMESAACGLLAARSLYARLEGKELPAPPADTMCGALVQYLTTENKHFQPMGANMGILPPLPEESRPRDKRLRYMAQAQRAVASFQHWLDETSL